TGCGATACTGGAAGCACAGTTACTGATGCTGTCTTCACATAACATTCTTAACCCGCAGAACGGTACGCCAATCACCCTGCCTTCTCAGGACATGGTATTGGGTCTGTACTACATCACCAAAGGCAAGAAATCTACCCCTACTGAAAAAGTAGAGGGAGAAGGTAAAGCTTTCTATTCTGCGGAAGAAGTAATCATCGCTTACAACGAGCAGAGAGTAAATCTGCATGCGAACATCCGCGTAAAAGCAAATGTTCGTGACGAGAAAGGTGAGCTGGTGAACAAGCTGATCGAAACAACCGTAGGTCGTGTGATCTTTAACCAGCACGTTCCAAAAGAAGCTGGTTATGTGAACGCACTGCTGACAAAGAAATCACTGCGTGAGATCATTGGTGACATCATCAAGTACACTGATATCCCTAAAACTGCGAAGTTCCTGGATGATATCAAACAGCTTGGTTTCCGTACCGCATTCCGTGGTGGTCTGTCCTTCAACATCAATGACCTGATCATCCCAGAGGTGAAACAGCACATGATCGATGGTGCTGCCAGCGAAGTTGACGAAGTATGGGATAACTATAACATGGGTCTGATCACGAATAACGAACGTTATAACCAGATCATCGATATCTGGTCTCGTGTGGATACCAAGGTAACTGAAACGCTGATCCGTGAGCTGGCAAATGACAAACAGGGCTTCAACTCTGTGTACATGATGCTTGACTCAGGTGCGCGTGGTTCCAAACAGCAGATTAAACAGCTCGCTGGTTTGAGAGGTCTGATGGCTAAACCACGTAAGAGTGGTTCTACCGGTTCAGAGATCATCGAAAACCCGATCCTGTCCAACTTTAAAGATGGTCTGAACGTATTGGAATACTTCATCTCTACGCACGGTGCCCGTAAGGGTCTTGCGGATACGGCACTGAAAACGGCGGATGCAGGTTACCTGACCCGTCGTCTGGTAGACGTTGCTCAGGATGTTGTAATCAATGAAGAAGATTGTGGTACACTGCGTGGTATCGCTACTTCCGCACTGAAAGATAATGAAGAGGTGGTTGAACCACTGTATGACCGTATCCTCGGCCGTACTTCTCTGCACGATGTATTCGATCCTCATACAGAGGAACTGATCGTTGAAGCAGGTGCTCAGATCACTGAAGATATCGCTCACCGTATTGAAAACAGCGCTATCGATATCGTAGAGATCCGCTCCGTACTGACCTGCGAAAGCCGCAGAGGTGTGTGTGTGAAATGTTACGGTAAGAACCTCGCTACGGGTTACATTACCCAGCGTGGTGACGCTGTTGGTATCATCGCAGCACAGTCCATCGGTGAACCTGGTACTCAGCTGACCCTCCGTACCTTCCACGTGGGTGGTGTGGCTGGTTCTACATCTGTTGAAACCGGCTTACAGGCTAAATTCGATGGTACCGTTCAGTTTGACGGTCTGCGTACCACTACATATGAAAATGGCGAAGGTGAAAAAGTACAGGTAGTAATTGGCCGTACAGGTGAATTACGTATCGTAGACGTGAAAAATGACAGATTACTGATCACTAACAACATTCCGTACGGTTCTACACTGCTGGTGAAAGACGGACAGAAAGTTGCAAAAGGTGACATGATCTGTACATGGGACCCGTACAACGCCGTTATCGTATCCGAAATCGCTGGTTCCATCCGTTTCGACAGCATCATCGAAGGTATCACCTTCCGTGAAGAGGCTGACGAACAGACTGGTCACCGTGAGAAAGTGGTTATCGAAACCAAAGACAAGAATAAGATCCCGTCTATTTATGTAGATGGTAATAAAGAGGTGAAATCTTACAACTTACCAGTAGGTTCTCACATCGTTATTGAAGAAGGTGAAGCGGTAAGAGCTGGTCAGGTGATCGTGAAGATCCCTCGTATCCTCGGTAAACTCCGAGATATCACGGGTGGTCTGCCACGTGTAACTGAACTGTTCGAAGCACGTAACCCAAGCAACCCGGCTATCGTATCTGAGATCGATGGTGTGGTAGCATTCGGTAACATCAAGCGTGGTAACCGTGAGATCATCATTGAAAGCCGTGAAGGTCACATCAAGAAATACCTGGTACCTCTGACACGTCACATCCTGGTACAGGACGGTGACTTCGTGAAAGCGGGTACTGCACTGTCTGATGGTTCTATCACTCCTGCTGACATCCTGTCTATTAAAGGACCGTTTGCTGTTCAGGAATACCTGGTAAATGAGATCCAGGAGGTATACCGCTTACAGGGTGTGAAGATCAACGACAAGCACATCGAGGTGATCGTACGTCAGATGATGCGTAAGGTGAACATCGAGGATCCGGGCGATACCCGCTTCCTGGAAGGTGACACTACCGATAAATTCGAATTCTTTGAGGAAAACGATAATATCTTCGACAAGAAGGTTGTTACCGAAGCTGGTGACTCCGGCTTACTGAAAGCAGGTCAGATCGTTACCCTGCGTCAGGTTAGGGAAGAGAACTCCCTGCTGCGCCGCGCAGATAAGAAACTGGTGGAATTCCGTGATGCAAAACCGGCTACTTCCAGCCCGCTGTTACAGGGTATCACGAAAGCGTCCCTGGGTACTCACAGCTGGATCTCTGCCGCATCCTTCCAGGAAACAACCAAAGTACTGTCTTCTGCTGCCATCAACGGTAAGATAGATGACATGCTTGGCCTGAAAGAGAACGTGATCACCGGTCACCTGATCCCTGCAGGTACTGGTCTGCGTGAGTTCGAAAACATGATCGTAGGTTCTAAAGAAGAATACGACATCCTGGCCTCTTCTAAAGAAGTGTTCCAGTTTGACGAAGAAGAATAGTACAGATACATTCATGTATAAAAAAAATGTCCCGGCAACTACGTCGGGACATTTTTTTTACGTGTAACTTTCGGTCAATTAAACTACCGGATGATTGTTATGAAGCATTGGCGTTATTTTATATTAATTCTCATTACTGCAGGGATTTTTGCATGTAATAAAGACAGTGATGACTCTATACCGGTTACCACTTCTAATATTAATATTTTCCAGGCAGTGCCGGGCACCGAGTTTAACGTGTTCATAGATACTACCACGTTGACAACAGGGCTGGCTTACGCGCAAAGTTCAGGTTATCACGCTTATGAGGCGAAGCGTTATACGCTTTTGGTAAGCCCCGTTGGCTACCCGGACTCCGTTTTCGCCGGAGGACAGATCAGTCTGCGGAACGGCTTTTATTATACCCTCTTTTTATCATTGACCAATGCAGGAGCACCCCAGGTATTGCTGACTGAGGATAATCTCCGTAGTACCAGGTCCGGATATGGGAGAATGCGTTATATCAATCTGAGTGATACTTATTTAAATCGTACTACCAGATTAACAGTAGATGTAAATGTGCATACAACATCAACAGATGCAGGAACAGACACCGTGCGATACTTCCGTCGTCTGAGCTACCTGGCGGCCACCGATTTCGGAGATGTACAGGTAGGACCACATTCGTTATTCGTGACTTATCCTGATTCTACACTGGCCTTCAATGGTACCACCGGTATGTCCTTTGAAGTGCAGGACCAGAGACAATATACCTTTATCGGCTATGGGAATGCCTTGAAACCGGACTCTTTTAAGATCGCTACTTTTGTCCAGTAAGTCAGCCAGATATTCCTCCGGATTATCCTGATATGTGAAAGTGTTGTTAAGTTAGGGAGGGACTAAGTATAATCATCTAAAAACCTTATTTTAGCCGTTCAAAATTTAAAATGTATTTAAGGATTAAAAAATCCACCTAACAACATGCGTACTACAAAACAATTTGTGAAAAGCGGACTATTAGCGGTATTAACAGCCGGAACATTTATGGCTTGCCAGCAGAGTAACAAACAAGCTAACAGTGGTGAGGCAGCTGCCGCAAAAGATGGCGGTGCTGTGTCTAATAGCAGCTTTATCATTGCTTATGTGGATATCGACACCGTTGAAGCTCACTACGACTATTTTAAAGAGAAGAAAGCCGAACTGGAAAAGAAACAACAGGCGATTGACAACGAACTGAATGCTAACGTACGTGCATTACAGAATGAGGCCGCTGATTTCCAGCGTCGTGCACAATCAAGCTCAATGACGCAGGCAGAAGGAGAAGCTACGCAGCGTGCCCTTTATAATAAACAGCAGCAGCTGGAAGGAAAAGCACAGAATATGCGTTCTCAATATGCTGAGCAGGAAAACAAATTCAATGAAGAGCTGCAGAAAAGGCTGAACGATTTCCTGGAGAAATTCAATGCTGATAAACGTTATGCCTTCATCCTGTCTTATCGTACCGGTGCAAGTAACGTACTGTACAAAGACCCTAAGTATGATATTACTAATGAGGTGATTAAAGGTTTAAATGAAGCTAACAAAACAGCAACTGAGAAAAAATAATAGTTGCTATAGCAAAAACATTTAAAAAATAATATATCTTAGAATCCCGTCTCCGCTAAAGAGACGGGATTTTTTGTAATCCTACAACATATGGACAACCAAAACACAGCTTTCCGTCCCAGTCTCAGCTTACTGGACGCAACCATGATCGTTGCCGGTTCTATGATCGGTTCAGGCGTTTTCCTAGTATCTGCTGAAATAGCCCGTAACGTTGGTTCCGCTGGCTGGCTGACATTGATGTGGGTGTTAGGTGGTATTGTGACCATCATCGCTGCTGTCAGTTACGGAGAGTTATCTGGTATGTATCCAAAAGCAGGAGGACAATATGTTTACCTGCGTGAAGCCTATAATCCCCTTGTAGCATTTTTGTTTGGTTGGACCCAGTTCAGTGTTATCCAGACGGGTACGATTGCCGCTGTAGCAGTCGCCTTCGCTAAATTTTCCGCTTACATGATCCCGGCTTTCAGTGATGAGAATTATTTGCTGGACCTGGGTTTCCTTAAAATATCAGCGGCACAGATCATCGCCATCATCTCTATCGTATTACTCACGTGGATCAATACACGTGGTATCAAAAATGGTAAGATCATTCAGACAGTGTTCACACTGGCGAAGCTATTGTCGCTGTTTGGTCTCATTATCTTCGGATTTCTGCTGGGTGCAAAACAGGAGATCTGGGATGCCAACTGGACAAATGCCTGGCACGCAGTGAAGCTGACACAGGATGGCGGACAGATCACCACTACACTATTGTCAGGACTGGCATTATGTGGCGCCATTGCCATTTCTATGAAAGGATCATTATTTAGCAGTGATGCCTGGAATAATATCACGTTTATCGCAGCAGAAATTAAAAATCCACAGAAGAATATTGGCAGGGCATTGTTCCTTGGTACCTTGCTCGTAACGATCGTGTATGTCAGTGCAAACCTGATGTATCTCGCGGTGGTGCCTATGCATGATATCGCTTTTGCAGCAAAGGACCGTGTAGCAGTCGTAGCTGCACAACAGATCTTTGGTAACAGCGGTTCGTATGTGATCGCTGTAATGATCATGGTATCAACATTTGGATGTAATAATGGCCTGGTGCTTGCCGGTGCCCGTATTTATTACACAATGGCGCAGGACGGGCTCTTCTTCAAAAAATCGGCGGAGC
The DNA window shown above is from Chitinophaga agri and carries:
- a CDS encoding DUF4397 domain-containing protein, translated to MKHWRYFILILITAGIFACNKDSDDSIPVTTSNINIFQAVPGTEFNVFIDTTTLTTGLAYAQSSGYHAYEAKRYTLLVSPVGYPDSVFAGGQISLRNGFYYTLFLSLTNAGAPQVLLTEDNLRSTRSGYGRMRYINLSDTYLNRTTRLTVDVNVHTTSTDAGTDTVRYFRRLSYLAATDFGDVQVGPHSLFVTYPDSTLAFNGTTGMSFEVQDQRQYTFIGYGNALKPDSFKIATFVQ
- the rpoC gene encoding DNA-directed RNA polymerase subunit beta'; amino-acid sequence: MAIKKENRPKSNFSSITISLASPDSILERSYGEVLKPETINYRTYKPERDGLFCERIFGPVKDYECYCGKYKRIRYKGIVCDRCGVEVTEKKVRRERMGHIRLVVPVVHIWYFKSLPNKIGYLLGMSSKKLETIVYYERYVIIQAGAKQEKGLNYGDLLTEEEYLDILDTLPKDNQLLPDEDPNKFIAKMGAEAVEMMLARIDLDGLSYQLRNQAATETSQQRKAEALKRLSVVEAFREANGRVENRPEWMVMQYIPVVPPELRPLVPLDGGRFASSDLNDLYRRVIIRNNRLKRLIEIKAPEVILRNEKRMLQEAVDSLFDNSRKSNAVKAEGGRALKSLSDVLKGKQGRFRQNLLGKRVDYSGRSVIVVGPELKLHECGLPKDMAAELFKPFIIRKLIERGIVKTVKSAKKLVDRKEAVVWDILENVLKGHPVMLNRAPTLHRLSIQAFQPKLVEGKAIQLHPLVCSAFNADFDGDQMAVHVPLSNAAILEAQLLMLSSHNILNPQNGTPITLPSQDMVLGLYYITKGKKSTPTEKVEGEGKAFYSAEEVIIAYNEQRVNLHANIRVKANVRDEKGELVNKLIETTVGRVIFNQHVPKEAGYVNALLTKKSLREIIGDIIKYTDIPKTAKFLDDIKQLGFRTAFRGGLSFNINDLIIPEVKQHMIDGAASEVDEVWDNYNMGLITNNERYNQIIDIWSRVDTKVTETLIRELANDKQGFNSVYMMLDSGARGSKQQIKQLAGLRGLMAKPRKSGSTGSEIIENPILSNFKDGLNVLEYFISTHGARKGLADTALKTADAGYLTRRLVDVAQDVVINEEDCGTLRGIATSALKDNEEVVEPLYDRILGRTSLHDVFDPHTEELIVEAGAQITEDIAHRIENSAIDIVEIRSVLTCESRRGVCVKCYGKNLATGYITQRGDAVGIIAAQSIGEPGTQLTLRTFHVGGVAGSTSVETGLQAKFDGTVQFDGLRTTTYENGEGEKVQVVIGRTGELRIVDVKNDRLLITNNIPYGSTLLVKDGQKVAKGDMICTWDPYNAVIVSEIAGSIRFDSIIEGITFREEADEQTGHREKVVIETKDKNKIPSIYVDGNKEVKSYNLPVGSHIVIEEGEAVRAGQVIVKIPRILGKLRDITGGLPRVTELFEARNPSNPAIVSEIDGVVAFGNIKRGNREIIIESREGHIKKYLVPLTRHILVQDGDFVKAGTALSDGSITPADILSIKGPFAVQEYLVNEIQEVYRLQGVKINDKHIEVIVRQMMRKVNIEDPGDTRFLEGDTTDKFEFFEENDNIFDKKVVTEAGDSGLLKAGQIVTLRQVREENSLLRRADKKLVEFRDAKPATSSPLLQGITKASLGTHSWISAASFQETTKVLSSAAINGKIDDMLGLKENVITGHLIPAGTGLREFENMIVGSKEEYDILASSKEVFQFDEEE
- a CDS encoding OmpH family outer membrane protein, which encodes MRTTKQFVKSGLLAVLTAGTFMACQQSNKQANSGEAAAAKDGGAVSNSSFIIAYVDIDTVEAHYDYFKEKKAELEKKQQAIDNELNANVRALQNEAADFQRRAQSSSMTQAEGEATQRALYNKQQQLEGKAQNMRSQYAEQENKFNEELQKRLNDFLEKFNADKRYAFILSYRTGASNVLYKDPKYDITNEVIKGLNEANKTATEKK
- a CDS encoding APC family permease; this translates as MDNQNTAFRPSLSLLDATMIVAGSMIGSGVFLVSAEIARNVGSAGWLTLMWVLGGIVTIIAAVSYGELSGMYPKAGGQYVYLREAYNPLVAFLFGWTQFSVIQTGTIAAVAVAFAKFSAYMIPAFSDENYLLDLGFLKISAAQIIAIISIVLLTWINTRGIKNGKIIQTVFTLAKLLSLFGLIIFGFLLGAKQEIWDANWTNAWHAVKLTQDGGQITTTLLSGLALCGAIAISMKGSLFSSDAWNNITFIAAEIKNPQKNIGRALFLGTLLVTIVYVSANLMYLAVVPMHDIAFAAKDRVAVVAAQQIFGNSGSYVIAVMIMVSTFGCNNGLVLAGARIYYTMAQDGLFFKKSAELNAHNVPANGLWIQCLWASLLCLTGKYNDLLAMVIFGVLVFYVITIAGIFVLRSKRPDIARPYKAFGYPVLPMIYIVIASALALLLLMFESFYALLGLLIIVTGFPLYYLAMRKQKGVPGVTEN